In one window of Macadamia integrifolia cultivar HAES 741 chromosome 2, SCU_Mint_v3, whole genome shotgun sequence DNA:
- the LOC122064895 gene encoding serine-threonine kinase receptor-associated protein-like, with the protein MDKKKVAVPLVCHGHSRPVVDLFYSPITPDGFFLISASKDSSPMLRNGETGDWIGTFEGHKGAVWSCCLDTNALRAASGSADFTALLWWFCFKSSDLIVLRDPGANVITGRPFRAVVRRSDMIPIRAIERPRGRPNDADMTALSWLWDVRSGKIVQTLETKSPVTSAEVSQDGRYITTADGSTVKFWDANHFGLVKSYNMPCTVESASLEPKLGNKFIAGGEDMWIRLFDFHTGEEIGCNKGHHGPVHCVRFAPGGESYASGSEDGTIRIWQTGPAAHDEGDALLANGSAGKVKVTADEVAHKIEGFHIPKEEKEEKSEEKEEATDA; encoded by the exons ATGGATAAGAAAAAGGTTGCGGTGCCTCTTGTTTGCCATGGCCACTCCCGGCCGGTCGTCGATTTATTCTACAGTCCGATAACTCCAGACGGCTTTTTTCTCATCAGTGCGAGCAAGG ATTCCAGTCCCATGCTGAGAAATGGAGAGACTGGAGATTGGATTGGTACCTTCGAAGGGCATAAGGGTGCAGTGTGGAGTTGCTGCTTGGATACTAATGCTTTACGTGCAGCGTCGGGATCTGCGGATTTTACTGCG CTTCTATGGTGGTTTTGCTTCAAGAGTTCAGATCTTATTGTGCTTAGAGATCCTGGTGCAAATGTTATTACC GGTAGGCCTTTCAGGGCAGtggtaaggaggagtgatatgatACCAATTAGAGCGATAGAAAGACCAAGAGGCAGACCAAATGATGCAGATAtgactgccctttcttg GTTATGGGATGTAAGGAGTGGCAAAATTGTCCAGACACTAGAGACCAAATCCCCCGTCACCAGTGCAGAAGTCAGTCAGGATGGCCGTTATATTACTACTGCTGATGGGTCAACTGTTAAGTTTTGGGACGCAAACCA TTTTGGACTGGTGAAGAGCTACAATATGCCATGTACGGTTGAATCTGCTTCACTTGAGCCGAAGCTTGGCAATAAATTCATTGCTGGTGGAGAAGACATGTGGATCCGTTTATTTGATTTCCATACTGGTGAAGAGATTG GGTGCAACAAGGGACACCATGGTCCAGTTCATTGTGTTCGTTTTGCACCTGGAGGAGAATCCTATGCTTCAGGTTCAGAAGATGGAACTATCAGAATATGGCAAACGGGTCCTGCAGCACATGATGAGGGTGATGCCTTGTTGGCAAATGGGTCAGCTGGTAAGGTGAAAGTAACGGCCGATGAGGTTGCCCACAAGATTGAGGGCTTTCACAttccaaaagaagagaaagaagagaaatctgaagagaaggaagaggcaACGGATGCCTAA